A DNA window from Xanthomonas campestris pv. campestris str. ATCC 33913 contains the following coding sequences:
- the sufT gene encoding putative Fe-S cluster assembly protein SufT, whose product MYSRSSEPVQFERDCDAVMVPQGDSVTLPAGSYGYITQALGGSYTVFVEGNLFRIAGKDGDAIGKEAPPGLELPENASDEEVEALVWQQLRTCFDPEIPFNIVDLGLVYEAVVSHREEDNQRRVDVKMTLTAPGCGMGEILVDDVRSKVEMIPTIAEADVELVFDPPWGRHMMSEAARLETGML is encoded by the coding sequence ATGTATTCCCGTAGCAGCGAACCCGTCCAGTTCGAACGCGATTGCGATGCCGTCATGGTGCCGCAGGGCGATTCGGTGACCCTGCCCGCAGGCAGTTACGGCTATATCACCCAGGCGTTGGGTGGCAGCTATACCGTCTTCGTCGAAGGCAACCTGTTCCGTATTGCCGGCAAGGACGGCGATGCGATCGGCAAGGAGGCCCCACCGGGGCTGGAACTGCCGGAGAACGCCAGCGACGAGGAAGTGGAAGCGCTGGTGTGGCAGCAGCTGCGCACCTGCTTCGACCCGGAGATTCCGTTCAACATCGTGGATCTGGGCCTGGTCTACGAGGCAGTGGTCAGCCATCGTGAGGAAGACAACCAGCGCCGGGTGGACGTCAAGATGACCCTCACCGCGCCCGGTTGCGGCATGGGCGAGATCCTGGTCGACGACGTGCGCAGCAAGGTGGAAATGATCCCGACCATTGCCGAGGCCGACGTGGAGCTGGTCTTCGACCCGCCTTGGGGCCGGCATATGATGTCCGAAGCGGCCCGTCTCGAGACCGGCATGCTCTGA
- a CDS encoding branched-chain amino acid aminotransferase, with the protein MSVSFASTRSPSPRSADELSVILAAPGFGLHFTDHMVAISWTNELGWHDAQVRAYGPLQLDPAASVLHYGQEIFEGIKAYRHADGSIWTFRPQANGERLQRSARRLALPELPVDLFVESLRQLVAVDAGWVPSAPETSLYFRPFMIADEAFLGVRAAHKASYYVIASPAGPYFAKGVAPVSIWLSTEYARAAKGGTGAAKCGGNYAASLLPQQKAYAQGCSQVLFLDPVEGKYIEELGGMNVFLVYKDGTLVTPELSGSILEGITRDSILQLARDRGMQVVERKVSIDEWKDGVASGEISEVFACGTAAVVTPIGELKGDGFAVGDLSAPAGEVTMSLRQELTDIQYGRVPDRHGWLVRLS; encoded by the coding sequence GTGTCCGTGTCCTTCGCTTCCACCCGCTCCCCGTCGCCGCGCAGCGCCGACGAACTGTCCGTGATCCTGGCTGCGCCGGGGTTCGGCCTGCATTTCACCGACCACATGGTCGCCATCTCCTGGACCAACGAGCTCGGTTGGCACGATGCGCAGGTGCGTGCCTACGGCCCGCTGCAGCTGGATCCGGCCGCCTCGGTGCTGCATTACGGCCAGGAGATCTTCGAAGGTATCAAGGCCTACCGGCATGCCGACGGCTCGATCTGGACCTTCCGCCCGCAGGCCAATGGCGAGCGCCTGCAGCGCTCCGCGCGCCGCCTGGCGCTGCCGGAACTGCCGGTGGACCTGTTCGTGGAGTCGCTGCGCCAGTTGGTGGCCGTGGATGCCGGCTGGGTGCCGTCGGCGCCGGAAACCAGCCTGTATTTCCGCCCGTTCATGATCGCCGACGAGGCGTTCCTGGGCGTGCGCGCGGCGCACAAGGCCTCGTACTACGTGATCGCCAGCCCGGCCGGTCCGTATTTCGCCAAGGGCGTGGCGCCGGTGTCGATCTGGTTGTCCACCGAGTACGCACGTGCAGCCAAGGGCGGCACCGGCGCGGCCAAGTGCGGCGGCAACTACGCCGCTTCGCTGCTGCCGCAGCAGAAAGCCTACGCGCAGGGCTGCTCGCAGGTGCTGTTCCTGGACCCGGTGGAAGGCAAATACATTGAAGAACTGGGCGGCATGAACGTGTTCCTGGTCTACAAGGACGGCACGCTGGTGACCCCAGAGCTGTCCGGCAGCATCCTGGAAGGCATCACCCGCGACAGCATCCTGCAGCTGGCCCGTGACCGCGGCATGCAGGTGGTGGAGCGCAAGGTGTCCATCGACGAGTGGAAGGACGGCGTGGCCTCCGGCGAGATCAGCGAGGTGTTCGCCTGCGGCACGGCGGCTGTGGTTACCCCGATCGGCGAGCTGAAGGGCGATGGCTTTGCGGTCGGCGACCTGTCTGCACCGGCGGGCGAGGTGACGATGTCGCTGCGCCAGGAGCTGACCGACATCCAGTACGGGCGCGTGCCGGACCGCCACGGTTGGCTGGTGCGTCTGTCCTAA
- a CDS encoding S8 family peptidase, whose product MSTASLRKRTGSLTILGASALTSLLLAMPAFAGEVYLDGLATAQTHQKFIVTYKDGSTALASPSALTTSLRTAARAVPAKAGKALGLNSVRRLALGPELVRADRALDRAEAETLMRQLAADPNVQSVEVDQILHATLTPNDTRLSEQWAFGTTNAGLNIRPAWDKATGSGTVVAVIDTGITSHADLNANILAGYDFISDATTARDGNGRDSNAADEGDWYAANECGAGIPAASSSWHGTHVAGTVAAVTNNTTGVAGTAYGAKVVPVRVLGKCGGSLSDIADAIVWASGGTVSGIPANANPAEVINMSLGGGGSCSTTMQNAINGAVSRGTTVVVAAGNDASNVSGSLPANCANVIAVAATTSAGAKASYSNFGTGIDVSAPGSSILSTLNSGTTTPGSASYASYNGTSMASPHVAGVVALVQSVAPTALTPAAVETLLKNTARALPGACSGGCGAGIVNADAAVTAAINGGSGGGGGGGNTLTNGTPVTGLGAATGAELNYTITVPAGSGTLTVTTSGGSGDADLYVRAGSAPTDSAYTCRPYRSGNAETCTITAPSGTYYVRLKAYSTFSGVTLRASY is encoded by the coding sequence ATGTCGACTGCGTCTCTCCGCAAGCGTACTGGCTCGCTCACCATCCTGGGCGCGTCCGCCCTGACCTCGCTGCTGCTCGCGATGCCGGCCTTTGCCGGCGAGGTCTACCTGGATGGCCTGGCCACCGCACAGACCCATCAGAAATTCATCGTGACCTACAAGGACGGCAGCACCGCGCTGGCCAGCCCGTCCGCGTTGACCACCTCGCTGCGCACTGCTGCGCGCGCGGTGCCGGCCAAAGCCGGCAAGGCGCTGGGCCTGAACTCGGTGCGCCGCCTGGCGTTGGGGCCGGAACTGGTAAGGGCAGACCGCGCCCTGGACCGCGCCGAGGCCGAAACCCTGATGCGGCAATTGGCCGCTGATCCCAACGTGCAGAGCGTTGAAGTCGACCAGATCCTGCATGCCACGCTCACCCCCAACGACACCCGGTTGTCCGAGCAGTGGGCGTTCGGCACCACCAACGCCGGCCTGAACATCCGCCCGGCCTGGGACAAGGCCACCGGCAGCGGCACGGTCGTGGCGGTGATTGATACCGGCATCACCAGTCATGCCGACCTCAACGCCAACATCCTCGCGGGCTACGACTTCATCAGCGATGCGACCACCGCACGCGATGGCAACGGCCGTGACAGCAACGCCGCCGACGAAGGCGACTGGTACGCCGCCAACGAATGCGGCGCCGGCATTCCCGCCGCCAGCTCCAGCTGGCACGGCACCCATGTGGCCGGCACGGTCGCGGCAGTGACCAACAACACCACCGGCGTAGCCGGCACCGCCTACGGCGCCAAGGTCGTACCGGTGCGCGTGCTCGGCAAGTGCGGTGGGTCGCTGTCGGATATCGCCGACGCCATCGTCTGGGCCTCCGGCGGCACCGTCAGCGGCATCCCGGCCAATGCTAACCCGGCCGAGGTGATCAACATGTCGCTCGGCGGCGGCGGTAGCTGCTCGACCACCATGCAGAACGCCATCAACGGTGCGGTGTCGCGCGGCACCACGGTGGTGGTCGCGGCCGGCAACGATGCGTCCAATGTGTCCGGTTCGCTGCCGGCCAACTGCGCGAACGTGATTGCGGTGGCCGCCACCACCTCGGCGGGCGCGAAGGCCAGCTATTCCAACTTCGGCACCGGTATCGATGTGTCGGCGCCCGGCTCGTCGATCCTGTCCACGCTCAACAGCGGCACCACCACGCCGGGTAGCGCCAGCTATGCCTCCTACAACGGCACCTCGATGGCGTCGCCGCATGTGGCCGGCGTGGTCGCGCTGGTGCAGTCGGTCGCCCCGACCGCGCTGACGCCAGCAGCGGTGGAAACCTTGTTGAAGAACACCGCGCGTGCTTTACCGGGCGCCTGCTCGGGCGGCTGCGGTGCCGGCATCGTCAACGCCGATGCCGCGGTCACTGCGGCCATCAATGGCGGGAGCGGCGGCGGTGGCGGTGGTGGAAACACCTTGACCAACGGCACTCCGGTGACCGGCCTGGGCGCGGCGACTGGCGCGGAATTGAACTACACCATCACCGTGCCGGCCGGCAGCGGCACCTTGACGGTGACCACCAGCGGCGGCAGCGGCGATGCCGACCTGTATGTGCGCGCCGGCAGTGCACCGACCGACTCGGCTTACACCTGCCGCCCATACCGCAGCGGCAATGCCGAGACCTGCACCATCACCGCACCGTCCGGAACGTATTACGTGCGTCTGAAGGCCTACAGCACGTTCTCCGGCGTCACCCTGCGCGCCAGCTACTAA
- a CDS encoding S8 family peptidase, protein MRQSTVGAVRYAACVCAMACVFQVSAGEVNLQGLASGSSHQRFIVSYKDRVGSTRATGLSAPWGEIARAVPRRQGRALGLSAMRRLSAGPMLLVADRRLDRVDSESLMRRLAADPTVKRVEVDVLMRPLLAPNDPGLPQQWAMGTTTASLNVRPAWDRTTGKGIVVAVIDTGITAHPDLAANVLPGYDFITDPTVAGDGNGRDNNAADQGDWSAANACGAGASASNSSWHGTHVAGIVAAVGNNAAGVVGTAFNAKLLPLRVLGKCGGYMSDIADAIVWASGGKVTGVPANPNPATVINLSLGGYGSCSTIIGNAITGAVTRGTAVVVAAGNSNMDVATSMPANCANVIAVAATTSAGAKASFSNFGKGVDIAAPGQAIISTLNSGTTVPANPAYAVYSGTSMAAPHVAGVVALMQSVALNPLTPATVEALLKSSARPLPVACAPGCGAGLVNADGAVAAVINATLLTSNAVRTGLSAAIGDSLYYQVKVPAGTRSLKVTLSGGSGNADLSLRANALPTDAAFGCRSMLVGNTEACTLTAPAAGTYYVRLKGTLAFSAVNLVATY, encoded by the coding sequence ATGAGGCAGTCAACGGTTGGCGCAGTGCGCTACGCGGCGTGTGTGTGTGCGATGGCGTGTGTGTTTCAGGTATCGGCCGGCGAGGTCAACCTGCAGGGCCTGGCATCGGGCTCGAGCCACCAGCGTTTCATCGTCAGCTACAAGGACCGCGTAGGCAGCACCCGCGCGACCGGGCTGTCGGCTCCGTGGGGCGAGATCGCCCGCGCCGTCCCTAGGCGGCAAGGGCGCGCGCTGGGCTTGTCGGCCATGCGTCGGCTCAGTGCCGGCCCGATGCTGCTGGTGGCCGATCGGCGCCTGGACCGGGTCGACTCGGAAAGCCTGATGCGCCGGCTTGCCGCCGACCCGACCGTCAAGCGGGTGGAAGTGGACGTGCTGATGCGGCCGCTGCTGGCGCCCAACGACCCCGGCCTGCCACAGCAGTGGGCGATGGGAACCACCACCGCCAGCCTCAATGTCCGCCCGGCCTGGGACCGCACCACCGGCAAGGGCATCGTGGTGGCGGTGATCGATACCGGCATCACCGCGCATCCGGACCTGGCCGCCAACGTGTTGCCCGGCTACGACTTCATCACCGACCCCACCGTCGCAGGCGACGGCAACGGGCGTGACAACAATGCCGCCGATCAGGGCGATTGGTCCGCGGCCAACGCTTGCGGTGCGGGCGCGTCGGCGTCCAATTCCAGCTGGCATGGCACCCATGTCGCCGGCATCGTTGCCGCAGTTGGCAACAACGCGGCCGGGGTGGTCGGCACTGCCTTCAACGCCAAACTGTTGCCGTTGCGCGTGCTCGGCAAATGCGGTGGCTACATGTCCGATATCGCCGATGCCATCGTGTGGGCATCTGGCGGCAAGGTGACCGGCGTGCCGGCCAATCCGAATCCCGCCACGGTGATCAACTTGTCGCTCGGCGGCTATGGCAGCTGCTCGACGATCATCGGCAATGCCATCACCGGCGCGGTCACGCGCGGCACCGCCGTGGTAGTGGCGGCCGGCAACAGCAACATGGATGTGGCCACCAGCATGCCGGCCAATTGCGCGAACGTGATTGCGGTGGCGGCAACCACCTCGGCCGGCGCCAAGGCCAGCTTCTCCAACTTCGGCAAGGGCGTGGACATCGCCGCGCCCGGCCAGGCGATCATTTCCACGCTCAATAGCGGCACCACGGTTCCAGCCAATCCGGCCTACGCGGTGTATAGCGGCACCTCGATGGCGGCGCCGCATGTGGCCGGCGTGGTGGCGTTGATGCAGTCGGTGGCACTTAACCCGCTGACGCCGGCAACGGTGGAGGCGCTGCTGAAGAGCAGTGCACGCCCGTTGCCGGTGGCGTGCGCTCCCGGCTGCGGTGCGGGCCTGGTCAATGCCGATGGCGCGGTGGCGGCGGTGATCAATGCCACGCTGCTGACCAGTAATGCAGTACGCACTGGCCTGAGCGCGGCGATCGGCGATTCGCTGTATTACCAGGTCAAGGTGCCGGCAGGCACGCGCTCGCTCAAGGTCACGCTCAGCGGCGGCAGCGGCAATGCCGACCTGTCACTGCGCGCCAATGCACTGCCCACCGACGCTGCCTTTGGCTGCCGCAGCATGCTGGTCGGCAACACCGAAGCCTGCACACTGACCGCACCTGCGGCAGGCACGTATTACGTGCGACTGAAAGGAACGCTGGCGTTCTCCGCGGTCAACCTGGTGGCGACGTACTGA
- the ybaK gene encoding Cys-tRNA(Pro) deacylase codes for MSKATRATRALDAAGVAYVLHPYQYQADADAKGLQAAQALQLPPHQVLKTLMTWVDEHAICVVIPCDRRLSLKTLASACGGKSARMMEVADAERRTGYKVGGISPLGQQRPTPVLIESSVLDAPALWINAGQRGLLLELAGAEIVHVLGARAYPLCE; via the coding sequence ATGAGCAAGGCCACCCGCGCAACCCGTGCACTGGATGCGGCCGGCGTGGCCTATGTGCTGCATCCTTATCAGTACCAGGCCGATGCCGACGCCAAGGGCCTGCAAGCTGCGCAGGCGCTGCAACTGCCGCCGCACCAGGTGCTCAAGACCCTGATGACCTGGGTGGACGAGCACGCGATCTGCGTGGTGATCCCGTGCGACCGCCGCTTGTCGTTGAAGACCCTTGCCAGCGCCTGCGGCGGCAAGTCCGCGCGCATGATGGAGGTGGCCGATGCCGAACGCCGCACCGGCTACAAGGTGGGCGGCATCAGCCCGCTCGGGCAGCAGCGGCCCACGCCGGTGCTGATCGAATCCAGCGTGCTCGACGCACCTGCGTTGTGGATCAACGCCGGCCAGCGTGGCCTGCTGCTGGAACTGGCCGGCGCCGAGATTGTGCATGTCCTCGGCGCGCGCGCTTACCCGCTCTGCGAGTGA
- a CDS encoding asparaginase domain-containing protein: protein MEDLLIVTTGGTIDKIYFDDKSDYQIGDPQIGQILKELGVTFRFTVIPIIRKDSLHITQEDRELIRATIQAQPARQVLITHGTDSMVETGKVLQSIADKTIVMTGALNPARFRGSDAEFNIGCAVGAVQTLPAGVYIAMNGRIWNPETVRKNVAANRFEPV from the coding sequence ATGGAAGACCTCCTGATCGTCACCACCGGTGGCACGATCGACAAGATCTACTTCGACGACAAATCGGACTACCAGATCGGCGACCCGCAGATCGGCCAGATCCTCAAGGAACTGGGCGTGACCTTCCGCTTCACGGTCATCCCGATCATCCGCAAGGATTCGTTGCACATCACCCAGGAAGACCGCGAGCTGATCCGCGCCACCATCCAGGCGCAGCCCGCCCGACAGGTGCTGATCACCCACGGCACCGATTCGATGGTGGAAACCGGCAAGGTGCTGCAGTCGATCGCCGACAAGACCATCGTGATGACCGGCGCACTCAATCCGGCGCGCTTTCGCGGCTCCGATGCCGAGTTCAACATCGGCTGCGCGGTCGGGGCCGTCCAGACGCTGCCGGCCGGCGTCTACATCGCCATGAACGGAAGGATCTGGAACCCGGAAACGGTGCGCAAGAACGTGGCGGCCAACCGGTTCGAACCGGTCTAA
- a CDS encoding glycoside hydrolase family 30 beta sandwich domain-containing protein produces MKPSVLLRAVVPLIGLCLTATAAAQTVTVNPNQTYQTVRGFGGMNGAGWINNLTPAQVDLAYGSGNGQIGLSILRMRIDPSSSGWSLQVPTAARVRALGGILFATPWSPPAYMKSNKSLVKGGKLLSTSYAAYTTHLLDFANYLSARNAPLYAISLQNEPDWHPDYESADWNGSDFVNYLNAEGGKFGALKVIVGESVGFTFSITDPVLNNAKASQATSIVAGHLYGAQPKDYALARSKGKQVWMTEHYTDTSDGNAWPSALGVASELHQSMVANYNAYIWWYIRRSYGLISEGGSVSKRGYVMSQFARFVRPGSVRIGATEHPYADVSTTAYRTPDNKIVVVAVNTGTAHQRLDLTVPAGAATQFVKYTTSSSLNAGYAGAYTVSGGKTSLYIDPQSIATLVGQ; encoded by the coding sequence ATGAAGCCTTCCGTGTTGCTGCGTGCCGTAGTGCCGTTGATCGGGTTGTGCCTTACCGCCACTGCCGCTGCGCAAACCGTCACGGTCAACCCGAACCAGACGTACCAGACGGTGCGCGGATTCGGCGGGATGAATGGTGCGGGATGGATCAACAATCTGACCCCCGCGCAGGTGGATCTTGCCTATGGCAGCGGCAACGGACAGATCGGCCTGTCGATCCTGCGCATGCGCATCGACCCCTCCAGCAGTGGCTGGAGCCTGCAGGTTCCCACCGCCGCGCGCGTGCGCGCGCTGGGTGGCATATTGTTCGCCACGCCGTGGTCGCCGCCGGCGTACATGAAGTCCAACAAAAGCCTGGTCAAGGGCGGCAAGTTGTTGTCCACCTCGTACGCCGCCTACACCACGCATCTGCTGGATTTCGCCAACTACCTCTCGGCGCGCAATGCGCCGCTGTACGCGATCTCGCTGCAGAACGAGCCGGATTGGCATCCAGACTATGAATCCGCAGACTGGAATGGCAGCGACTTCGTCAACTATCTCAACGCGGAAGGTGGGAAGTTCGGCGCATTGAAGGTGATCGTGGGCGAATCGGTTGGCTTCACCTTTTCCATCACCGACCCGGTGCTCAACAACGCCAAGGCCAGCCAGGCCACGTCCATCGTTGCCGGGCATCTGTACGGCGCGCAGCCAAAGGACTACGCACTGGCGCGCAGCAAGGGCAAGCAGGTCTGGATGACCGAGCACTACACCGACACCAGCGATGGCAATGCGTGGCCGTCGGCATTGGGCGTTGCGAGCGAGCTGCATCAGAGCATGGTCGCCAACTACAACGCCTACATCTGGTGGTACATCCGCCGCAGCTACGGGTTGATCAGCGAAGGTGGTTCGGTCAGCAAGCGCGGGTATGTGATGTCGCAGTTCGCGCGGTTCGTGCGGCCAGGGTCGGTCCGGATCGGTGCCACCGAGCACCCGTATGCGGACGTGTCCACCACGGCGTACCGCACGCCGGACAACAAGATCGTGGTGGTGGCGGTCAACACCGGCACCGCCCACCAGCGGCTGGATCTGACCGTGCCGGCCGGCGCGGCCACGCAGTTCGTCAAATACACCACCTCATCCAGCCTCAACGCCGGCTATGCCGGTGCGTACACGGTGAGCGGCGGCAAGACCTCGCTGTATATCGACCCGCAGAGCATCGCCACGCTGGTGGGGCAGTGA
- a CDS encoding DUF2069 domain-containing protein: MSRRAAHWLLTAALLALSALFVAWFHDDRHRVAALLVFALPPLLMAMGAVRSARARFWAGVFALGWFSHGIMAAWSAPGVRGLAWLELLLALLVVALVSGHGVAARFGKRRAPR, translated from the coding sequence GTGAGCCGGCGCGCCGCGCACTGGCTGCTCACCGCCGCCTTGCTGGCCCTGTCAGCATTGTTCGTGGCGTGGTTTCACGATGACCGCCATCGCGTCGCCGCGTTACTGGTGTTCGCGCTGCCGCCGCTGCTGATGGCCATGGGCGCCGTGCGCAGCGCGCGTGCGCGCTTCTGGGCCGGCGTGTTTGCGCTGGGCTGGTTCAGCCACGGCATCATGGCCGCCTGGAGCGCGCCCGGCGTGCGTGGGCTGGCCTGGCTGGAATTGCTGCTGGCCCTGCTGGTGGTGGCGCTGGTCAGCGGCCATGGCGTGGCCGCGCGGTTCGGCAAGCGCCGCGCTCCTCGCTAA
- the wrbA gene encoding NAD(P)H:quinone oxidoreductase — protein MTEILVLYYSRGGSVARLARQIARGIGEVPGMSARLRTVPPVAAVTQTSAPPVPDEGAPYVDAADLAECAGVLLGSPTRFGNMAAPMKHFLDSLGAEWANGTLAGKPAAVFTSTASMHGGQESTLLSMHLPLLHHGCLIVGIPFTETALSHTTSGGTPYGASHVSGAGGDPQPSDEEAVLARALGRRVADIARRLVTP, from the coding sequence ATGACGGAAATTCTGGTGCTGTACTACAGCCGTGGCGGTTCGGTGGCGCGGCTGGCGCGGCAGATCGCGCGCGGCATTGGCGAAGTGCCCGGCATGAGCGCGCGGCTGCGCACGGTCCCGCCGGTGGCGGCGGTCACCCAGACCAGCGCCCCGCCGGTACCCGACGAAGGCGCCCCGTATGTGGACGCTGCAGATCTGGCCGAATGCGCCGGCGTGCTGCTCGGCAGCCCGACGCGCTTCGGCAACATGGCCGCGCCGATGAAGCACTTCCTCGACAGCCTGGGCGCCGAATGGGCCAACGGCACCCTGGCCGGCAAACCGGCGGCGGTGTTCACTTCCACTGCCTCGATGCACGGCGGCCAGGAATCCACGCTGCTGTCGATGCACCTGCCGCTGCTGCACCACGGCTGCCTGATCGTCGGCATCCCGTTTACCGAAACAGCCCTCAGCCACACCACCAGCGGCGGCACGCCCTATGGCGCCAGCCATGTCTCCGGTGCGGGTGGCGACCCGCAGCCCAGCGACGAGGAAGCTGTGCTGGCACGCGCCCTGGGCCGGCGCGTCGCCGATATCGCCCGGCGGCTGGTAACCCCGTGA
- a CDS encoding YihY family inner membrane protein, whose product MSRVNTMHQWKERLRDRARTASFGRFLWRRFLDDRLFQAAASLAYTTVFALVPLAIVVFGVLSAFPAFNEWKDALTDFIFNNFVPGAARSVQNYLNRSLEDLGKFTVAGMVALVASLLITLHSIEQTFNSIWRVAAARPKVTRFLIYWTVLTLGTMLAAASMAMAAYVFALPLFRTTEGQWLAEFAWRLAPMAVEFVCIVLIYRVVPQHAVRLRHALPGALLAVILMEIVKWGFGFYLGNFQTYQRIYGALSALPILLLWIYLSWVSVLLGASLASSMSAFRYQPEAMRLPPGFEIYGLLRLLGRFRQARLHGNGLDEDRILALEPMLTDTLMQELLCELKRIRLLRRDERGNWLLARDLDVVPLAELYESCQLRVPVEDRPLPCRDDPYGQAAAAALEQLRQPLRSVLAQPVGDLYTHLPGDPP is encoded by the coding sequence ATGTCGCGTGTGAACACCATGCATCAGTGGAAGGAACGCCTGCGGGACCGTGCACGCACGGCCAGCTTCGGGCGTTTTCTGTGGCGCCGTTTCCTGGACGACCGGCTGTTCCAGGCCGCCGCGTCGCTGGCCTACACCACGGTGTTTGCGCTGGTGCCGCTGGCGATCGTGGTGTTCGGCGTGTTGTCGGCGTTTCCGGCGTTCAACGAGTGGAAGGACGCGCTCACCGACTTCATCTTCAATAACTTTGTGCCAGGCGCGGCGCGCTCGGTGCAGAACTACCTCAACCGGTCGCTCGAGGATCTGGGCAAGTTCACCGTGGCCGGCATGGTGGCGCTGGTGGCCTCGTTGCTGATCACCCTGCACAGCATCGAGCAGACCTTCAACAGCATCTGGCGCGTGGCCGCGGCCCGGCCCAAGGTGACGCGCTTTCTGATCTATTGGACGGTGCTGACGCTGGGCACGATGCTGGCGGCCGCGTCGATGGCCATGGCTGCGTATGTGTTCGCGCTGCCGCTGTTCCGCACCACCGAAGGCCAATGGCTGGCCGAATTCGCCTGGCGGCTGGCACCGATGGCGGTGGAGTTCGTCTGCATCGTGCTGATCTACCGCGTGGTGCCGCAACATGCGGTGCGGCTGCGGCATGCCCTGCCGGGCGCGCTGCTGGCGGTGATCCTGATGGAAATCGTCAAGTGGGGCTTTGGCTTTTACCTGGGCAATTTCCAGACCTATCAACGCATCTATGGCGCATTGTCGGCGCTGCCGATCCTGCTGCTGTGGATCTACCTGAGCTGGGTGTCGGTGTTGCTGGGTGCCTCGCTGGCGTCGTCGATGTCGGCGTTCCGCTACCAGCCCGAGGCCATGCGGCTGCCGCCGGGGTTCGAGATCTACGGCCTGCTGCGCCTGCTCGGGCGCTTCCGCCAGGCCCGCCTGCACGGCAACGGGCTGGACGAAGACCGCATCCTGGCGCTGGAGCCCATGCTCACCGACACCTTGATGCAGGAGCTGCTGTGCGAGCTCAAACGTATCCGCCTGCTGCGCCGTGACGAGCGCGGCAACTGGCTGCTGGCGCGCGATCTGGACGTGGTGCCGCTGGCCGAGCTGTACGAAAGCTGCCAGCTGCGGGTGCCGGTCGAAGACCGTCCCTTGCCGTGCCGCGACGACCCCTATGGCCAGGCCGCCGCGGCCGCGCTGGAACAATTGCGTCAACCGCTGCGCAGCGTGCTGGCGCAGCCGGTCGGCGACCTCTATACCCACCTTCCGGGAGATCCTCCATGA
- a CDS encoding TlpA family protein disulfide reductase, whose protein sequence is MTLRSLMRGACALLLPLVLLTACKPTGEGTSTTASPAPTPANQAPATPPAGTDPAAVSTTSSVVQKTAEMPTLSLPTVSGETYDLAAHRGKWVVVNFWATWCAPCLKEMPELSALHTMRDSIEVVGLAYEDITTADMQSFLKDHPVSYPVAILDPYQPPQDFATPRGLPMTYLIGPDGKVAKQFLGPVTARDIETAVGITGKAG, encoded by the coding sequence ATGACCCTGCGTTCGTTGATGCGCGGCGCCTGCGCGCTGCTGTTGCCGTTGGTCCTGCTCACCGCCTGCAAGCCCACCGGCGAGGGCACATCGACCACGGCGTCACCGGCACCCACGCCCGCCAACCAGGCGCCGGCGACCCCGCCGGCCGGCACTGACCCGGCCGCTGTGTCCACCACTAGTTCGGTGGTGCAGAAAACTGCCGAGATGCCGACCCTGTCGCTGCCCACCGTGTCCGGCGAGACCTACGACCTGGCTGCGCACCGCGGCAAGTGGGTGGTGGTGAACTTCTGGGCCACCTGGTGTGCGCCGTGCCTGAAGGAGATGCCCGAGCTGTCGGCGCTGCACACCATGCGCGACTCCATCGAAGTGGTCGGCCTGGCCTACGAGGACATCACCACCGCCGACATGCAGTCCTTCCTCAAGGATCACCCGGTGTCGTATCCGGTGGCCATCCTGGACCCGTATCAGCCGCCGCAGGACTTCGCCACCCCGCGCGGGCTGCCGATGACCTACCTGATCGGCCCCGATGGCAAGGTGGCCAAGCAGTTCCTCGGCCCGGTCACCGCGCGCGACATCGAGACCGCAGTGGGCATCACCGGCAAGGCCGGCTGA
- a CDS encoding acylphosphatase: protein MQAARFIFTGVVQGVFFRASTRERALALQLRGHARNQADGSVEVVAAGSAAALEALEHWLWQGSPASKVASVTRTPCAIPTTEAFVTG, encoded by the coding sequence ATGCAGGCGGCACGCTTCATCTTCACCGGCGTCGTGCAGGGCGTGTTCTTCCGCGCCTCCACGCGCGAGCGGGCGCTGGCGCTGCAACTGCGCGGACATGCGCGCAACCAGGCGGACGGCAGCGTGGAGGTTGTCGCCGCCGGTTCCGCTGCAGCACTGGAGGCACTTGAACACTGGCTCTGGCAGGGCTCGCCAGCGAGCAAGGTCGCGTCTGTCACGCGTACGCCATGCGCGATTCCGACGACTGAAGCATTTGTAACCGGCTAG